The DNA sequence CTTATCAAATTCCATAGTAAGTATACCTCCTGCCTCCTCAGCAAAAGATACACATATTATTTTCAATTCATTTTTTATTTCATCCGGCAACAAATTAAACTTTTCATTAAAATAATACTTCTGTACATATGAACTTGCACCGCAAAGAACAATATCTTCACTCTTTGTCCAATCCAAATCATACCCATTTATCATTTCAGACATATTATCTTACCAAAAGCTTGTTTATTCTATATTGATCTTCTGATATATCCTTTGTCATTGCCAATGCTTCCTGAATATCAAAGTCCACATACTCACCATTCTTATATGCCATAAGTCTGTTTGACTGACCTTCTATCAAAAGTTCTACTGCCTTAGCACCCATAATTGAAGCATATACTCTGTCCTTACATGTAGGAGCGCCACCTCTTTGCATATATCCAAGAATTGTAGCTCTTGTCTCTATTCCTGTAGCTGCTTCAATTCTTTTTGCCATAGAAGTCGAATGTCCTATTCCCTCAGCATTTATTATAATATGATGTTTTTTTCCACGCTTTCTGTTTTCTATAATTCTATCAATCAAATACTGCTCATTGCCATCATATCTCTCCGGCAAAAGTACATCCTCTGCTCCATTTGCAAATCCACACCAAAGAGCAATATAACCTGCATTCCTTCCCATTACTTCAATTATTGAACATCTCTCATGTGATGTGGAAGTATCTCTTACCTTGTCAATAGCTTCCATCGCAGTATTTACTGCAGTATCAAATCCTATAGTATAGTCTGTACAAGCTATATCAAGATCGATTGTTCCCGGAATACCTATTGTATTGATACCAAGTGCTGAAAGCTTTCCTGCTCCCTGAAATGAACCATCACCACCGATAACAACCACTCCGTCTATACCATGCTTCTTACAGATATCTGCTCCCTTTTTTTGGCCTTCTGCTGTAGTAAACTCCTGACATCTAGCTGTATAAAGTATTGTACCACCTTTATGAATTATATCTGAAACAGATGTACTGTCCATATCTACTATTTCTTCCTGTAAAAGACCTGCATAGCCTCTCATTATTCCTTTTACATTCAATCCATTGTGTATTGCTGTTCTGACAACAGCTCTTATAGCTGCATTCATTCCCGGAGCATCACCACCACTTGTAAGTATACCTATAGTTTTTATTGCCATATATTTCCTCCTATCAAAACGGATATGTTATTCAACTTAGTTTTATATAAATCATAATAAGCATTGCTCATATGAATTCTACATTATTTTATATTAATGAAAAACATTTTTCAATAGCCTTGTCATAGAATTAACGAATTCTGTTTTATAAAATGCAAAGAGCATTATCAAAAAATCTAAACAGATTTCTTAATAATGCCCTTTATATGCACGTCTTGCTTCGAATGCCATTCACAAACGTTACCAAAGTAGTTAGCTCCATGGCGGCTATCTCACGGCACATGAAAGGTCCTCCTTAGTCCCGTCTTCCGTCGAAGTACTATGAAATTTCCGACGTTTCAAATTTTTAGCAAACTATTTAATTTTATACAATTCTTTTAAACCCTTTATTTTAAAGGCTTTTCTTACATAAAAAATAATTTGAAAAAATTGAAAAAATTTTTACAGCATGTTATAATCATAGTACTTCATAGTACTTTACTTTTAGAGGTGTTTATGGCTTATTTTTTGAGAAAAGAAAAGAAGAAAAAAGGTACTTATCTTCAGATGTATGAATCATTTTGGGATAAGGATAAAAAGCAACCAAGAACAAGAAATGTAAAATCTTTTGGTTACGTTGAAGATCTGACTTCAGATGAGATTCCGGATCCGATTAAATTTTATAGCGATTATGTAAAAGAGCAAAATGAGAATAGAACAAAAGTTCTTTCTGAAGAATCCCGTCCTCGTGCATTTTCCACTCCTGTTGAACTTAATATAGGACACTTCTTGCTCTACTCATTGATTGATGAGCTTGATGTTAAGGAAACTATTGATATACTTGCTTCTCAAATGCGTTTTCAGTTCTCTGTATTTGACTTAATTACACAACTTATTTATGCAAGGGTTATATCACCATGCTCTAAGTCAAAGACAGCCTCTCATGTCTTTCCATACATTTACGGCAGCTCTACAATCTCTGAAGACCAAGTATATGACGGGTGTTCTTTCATAGGAGAGTCTTATAAGAAGTACATTGATTTGTTTAATCACTCTTATGAAAAGTATTTTAAAAGAGATTTAAGCAATGTATTTTTCGATTGTACTAATTATTACTTTGAAATTGATCTTCCTAGCGATGACAAGCAAAAGGGACCTTCAAAAGAGAATAGGCACTCTCCGATAATAGGGCAGGCTTTACTTTTAGATGCTGATCTAGTACCTGTCTCCATGCAAATGTATCCCGGAAATGAATCGGAAAAGCCATATATTAGAAAAGTTATTGAAGAAATGAAGCAACGACACAGCGTATCAGGCAAGACAATTCAGGTGGCTGATAAAGGCCTTAATTGTGCAAGAAATATTTATGCTGCAGTTAAAGAAGCTAGTGACGGCTATATATTTTCAAAATCAATACATGGTAAGAATCTAAGTGAAAAGGAAAAGAAATGGGTTCTACTTGAGAATGATACAAATGTCTTTTCTAATTACACTGATGAAAGAGGTAATATATCTTTTCGTCTTAAATCCTGTATTGACAGCTTTGATTACAGTTTTAAAGAGATTGATCCGGAAACAGGAAAAGAGTGTGTTACAAGGTTTTCTGTAAAAGAAAAGCGTATCGTCTCTTATAATCCTAACCTTGCAAAGAAACAAAGGCTTGAAATAATGAAAATGGTCGATAAAGCTTCAAAGTTTTCTACATACAAAAATATCGCTAAAGATGAACTTGGAGATTGTGCTAAATATGTAGACATTATAACTAAAGATAGTACAGGCAAGACAATAAAGCCTATAATAGATTTAAATAAATCTAAGATTGATGAAGATCTTAAATATGCAGGATATAATCTTTTAGTGACATCCGAAATAGATATGGAGCCATTACAGGTATATAAAACATACCATAGCCTATGGAAGATCGAAGAATCTTTTAGACTTACAAAATCATACCTGGATGCAAGACCCGTTTATTTACAGAAAAAAGAAACAATCTATGGGCATTTTTTGATATGCTACCTTAGCTTGTTTCTTTTAAGAGTATTAGAAATCAAGTGTTTCAAGAATAAAATAAACTCTTATGACTTGATCAACTTTATGCGTGATTTTAGGGTGGTAAATAAAGGTGATGATACATATATCAATATATCAAGAAACCAATCTGTTAACGAAAAGGTTAAAAAACTGGTTGGTTTTAGTAACCTTGATGCCCTCTATTTAACCAAAGCTGAAGTCGACAATTTCTTTCAAAACTGTATGCTCTTGGACACCTAAAGTACTAGGTTTTGAGAGAAACGACGGAAGTCAGGTTTTATATTAATGAAAAACATTTTTCAATAGCCTTGTCATAGAATTAACGAATTCTGTTTTATAAAATGCAAAGAGCATTATCAAAAAATCTAAACAGATTTCTTAATAATGCCCTTTATATGCACGTCTTGCTTCGAATGCCATTCACAAACGTTACCAAAGTAGTTAGCTCCATGGCGGCTATCTCACGGCACATGAAAGGTCCTCCTTAGTGCTGCTACATTCCTGTCCTGACACGGTTCGAAAGTTTCCATTGCGTGGGGACCCCCACTTCAACACCACTTGCTTCAGACTGCTAAGCAAATGAACACCCTAGGCAAGACATCACCCCTACTAAAGCGGATTGTAGGTACAGGACACCGCTATCTTCCCGGCTGTGCATTAACAAGTATACTTGCATTTATCTATATTTGTCAAATGATTTTTAAATGTACTAAAACAATTCCTCTTTCATTTTCTCAAATAAGTTCACAGCAAACTCCATTCTGTCCTCAGTTGAAATCTTCTCCCTATCTCTATACTCCCAATTTAATACCTTGTCATACTTCACAGTCATATTTTTTCCAAAGTATTTTATGAAAGCATCAAAGTTATCCATTTTTATCTGCTTATTTTCTCTCATTGTCCACTTTATCTGCAATTTGTTCACAATAATATCAGTGATAAACATACTGCTGCCAAGAGCCTTTATCCTTGCAACATACAAAAGATTACTCACCGCTCTTGGAAGCTCACCAAATCTATCTATAAGCTCATCTTGCATATCAAGGAAATCCTCTTCACTTTTTACCAAAGCAATCTTCTTATATATTTCAAGCTTTGTCTCTTCATTTGAAATGTACTCACTTGGTATATATGCACTGCTGTCTATCTCAACGCTTGCTTCTACCTCTTCTTCAACAGGCTTACCACTCTTTAAAGCTCTAACTGCTGTATTTAAAAGCTTTACATACAGATCGTATCCTACCTCTTGCATATGTCCATGTTGAGTTACACCCAGTACATTTCCGGCTCCCCTTATCTCAAGATCTCTCATTGCAATCTTTATACCTGACCCAAGTTCTGTAAATTCCCTAATTGCCTTGAGTCTCTTTGAAGCCTCCTCAGACAGAAGTTTATTCCCGGTATACATAAGAAAGGCATAGGCACTTCTTTTACTTCTTCCAACTCTACCCCTTAGCTGATAAAGCTGTGAAAGTCCCAGTCTGTCCGCATCATGAACTATTATAGTATTTGCATTAGGTACATCCAAACCTGTTTCCACTATGGTCGTAGTAACCAGCACATCCACATCTCCATTTATAAAGTCTACCATTCTTGCTTCTAGACGCCTCTCATCCATTCTGCCATGTACATATTCAACATTTATGTCAGGCAGAAGTGCACTGATATGTGCAGCCACTTCCTCAATATTATTTACTCTATTATAAAGATAATATACCTGGCCTCCCCTTGCCACCTCTCTTCTTATAGCCTCTTTTACAGTTTCATCATGATATTCCATAACATAAGTCTGTATAGGTTTTCTGTCCACAGGAGGCTCTTCCAAAACAGATAGATCTCTAATTCCTGAAAGTGACATATGAAGTGTCCTTGGTATAGGTGTAGCAGTAAGTGTTAGTACATTTACATTTTCACAAAGCTGCTTTAGCTTTTCCTTATGCCTTACTCCAAATCTTTGTTCCTCATCCACTATAACAAGACCCAGTTTCTTTGGCACTACATCCTTTGACAAAAGTCTATGAGTGCCTATAACTATATCTACAAGTCCCTTTCCCAAATCTTCGATAACTTTATTCTGTTCTTTTTTTGTATTAAACCTGGATAGCAATCCTATTTTTACCGGAAAATCCTTCATCCTCTGAATAAATGTATTGTAATGCTGTCTTGCAAGAATAGTAGTCGGCACAAGGTAAAGTACCTGATATCCCTCTTGTATTACCTTAAATGCGGTTCTTAGAGCAATCTCCGTCTTACCATATCCTACATCACCACATATCAGACGATCCATAATCTTTCCTGTTTCCAAATCTCTCTTGGCATCTTCAATGGCTTTTATCTGATCATATGTCTCCTCATACTCAAACATTTCTTCAAATTCTCTTTGCCAAAGAGTATCCTCTCCATAGATCACCCCCTGACCTTTCAGCCTGCTGGCATACAGTTCCACAAGTTCCTTAGCCATTTCCTCAACTTCACTCTTTACTCGTGATTTTGTCTTACTCCACTCTACGCCTCCAAGCTTATTAAGTTTAGGCTTTTTTATTTCTCCACCGCCATATTTTTGTATTCTATTAAGTTTTGAAACCGGCACAAAACAGTTGTCACCACCTTGATACTCTATCTTTACATAGTCTTTGATGACTCCGTCTCTTTCTATTTTCTCTATACCCCTATAGATTCCTAGACCATGGTCCTCATGCACTATATAATCACCTATATAAAGTTCGCTAAGAGATGTTACCCTATCTCCCTCATATTCTTTTTCTCTTTTCTTCTTTTTCTTTTGGTTTTTAAATATATCGCTTTCTGAAATTAAGGCAAAATTTAAAGCCGGATACTCAAATCCCGAATGGATATTTCCAACAAATATAGCTATCTGTCCCGGTACAATATTTATATTTCTTTCATCTTCTAAAAATAT is a window from the Lachnoanaerobaculum umeaense genome containing:
- a CDS encoding DUF6145 family protein; its protein translation is MSEMINGYDLDWTKSEDIVLCGASSYVQKYYFNEKFNLLPDEIKNELKIICVSFAEEAGGILTMEFDKSGNLKFCVRVDDGDFYFDEIESGLKISSYQRKKEELLSQLELFYRLVILGDSAE
- the pfkA gene encoding 6-phosphofructokinase, yielding MAIKTIGILTSGGDAPGMNAAIRAVVRTAIHNGLNVKGIMRGYAGLLQEEIVDMDSTSVSDIIHKGGTILYTARCQEFTTAEGQKKGADICKKHGIDGVVVIGGDGSFQGAGKLSALGINTIGIPGTIDLDIACTDYTIGFDTAVNTAMEAIDKVRDTSTSHERCSIIEVMGRNAGYIALWCGFANGAEDVLLPERYDGNEQYLIDRIIENRKRGKKHHIIINAEGIGHSTSMAKRIEAATGIETRATILGYMQRGGAPTCKDRVYASIMGAKAVELLIEGQSNRLMAYKNGEYVDFDIQEALAMTKDISEDQYRINKLLVR
- a CDS encoding IS1634 family transposase — its product is MAYFLRKEKKKKGTYLQMYESFWDKDKKQPRTRNVKSFGYVEDLTSDEIPDPIKFYSDYVKEQNENRTKVLSEESRPRAFSTPVELNIGHFLLYSLIDELDVKETIDILASQMRFQFSVFDLITQLIYARVISPCSKSKTASHVFPYIYGSSTISEDQVYDGCSFIGESYKKYIDLFNHSYEKYFKRDLSNVFFDCTNYYFEIDLPSDDKQKGPSKENRHSPIIGQALLLDADLVPVSMQMYPGNESEKPYIRKVIEEMKQRHSVSGKTIQVADKGLNCARNIYAAVKEASDGYIFSKSIHGKNLSEKEKKWVLLENDTNVFSNYTDERGNISFRLKSCIDSFDYSFKEIDPETGKECVTRFSVKEKRIVSYNPNLAKKQRLEIMKMVDKASKFSTYKNIAKDELGDCAKYVDIITKDSTGKTIKPIIDLNKSKIDEDLKYAGYNLLVTSEIDMEPLQVYKTYHSLWKIEESFRLTKSYLDARPVYLQKKETIYGHFLICYLSLFLLRVLEIKCFKNKINSYDLINFMRDFRVVNKGDDTYINISRNQSVNEKVKKLVGFSNLDALYLTKAEVDNFFQNCMLLDT
- the mfd gene encoding transcription-repair coupling factor, with protein sequence MSLFENPLKRLADFESLEESIKKERFPVQVSDMSEPGKAHLISELMKKERAWKLVISYDEDNASRLYEDIGCFLGGVYLYPARDLLFFTADIRSSQITAKRVEVWKHLREDEGGVIVTTIDALMDKLEDYQKFCEATLEIKKEDIIDIEDISKKLTDIGYERSFETSNPGQFSIRGGIIDIFPLTEEYPVRIELWDDEIDAMKSFDPASQRSIDELEYVNIYAAREKVLGGEQSFLRYFDYKNTLIYIDEPARTMDKARRTEDEYNQSASGRIESGQYKKEDIPDIFGAEEVFYSLNKAPSIALTGLDNRIKELEVKAVYSIFSRMSGVYHEDFTNLVDDLKKYKSDKTRVALICASKTRAKRLADSFRNDYFLDSIFLEDERNINIVPGQIAIFVGNIHSGFEYPALNFALISESDIFKNQKKKKKREKEYEGDRVTSLSELYIGDYIVHEDHGLGIYRGIEKIERDGVIKDYVKIEYQGGDNCFVPVSKLNRIQKYGGGEIKKPKLNKLGGVEWSKTKSRVKSEVEEMAKELVELYASRLKGQGVIYGEDTLWQREFEEMFEYEETYDQIKAIEDAKRDLETGKIMDRLICGDVGYGKTEIALRTAFKVIQEGYQVLYLVPTTILARQHYNTFIQRMKDFPVKIGLLSRFNTKKEQNKVIEDLGKGLVDIVIGTHRLLSKDVVPKKLGLVIVDEEQRFGVRHKEKLKQLCENVNVLTLTATPIPRTLHMSLSGIRDLSVLEEPPVDRKPIQTYVMEYHDETVKEAIRREVARGGQVYYLYNRVNNIEEVAAHISALLPDINVEYVHGRMDERRLEARMVDFINGDVDVLVTTTIVETGLDVPNANTIIVHDADRLGLSQLYQLRGRVGRSKRSAYAFLMYTGNKLLSEEASKRLKAIREFTELGSGIKIAMRDLEIRGAGNVLGVTQHGHMQEVGYDLYVKLLNTAVRALKSGKPVEEEVEASVEIDSSAYIPSEYISNEETKLEIYKKIALVKSEEDFLDMQDELIDRFGELPRAVSNLLYVARIKALGSSMFITDIIVNKLQIKWTMRENKQIKMDNFDAFIKYFGKNMTVKYDKVLNWEYRDREKISTEDRMEFAVNLFEKMKEELF